The Pristis pectinata isolate sPriPec2 chromosome 28, sPriPec2.1.pri, whole genome shotgun sequence genome includes a window with the following:
- the pdia3 gene encoding protein disulfide-isomerase A3 yields MIRLLLFACSVGAALASDVIELTDDDFEDQIDDHDLALVEFFAPWCGHCKRLAPEYEAAATRLKGKVPLIKVDCTANTNTCTKYGVSGYPTLKIFRDGEESGSYDGPRTADGIVSHLKKQAGPSSVEIKTLEELESFINDADASVVGFFEDPASTPQADFLKAASAMRENYRFAHTNTEELIKKYDIKNEGIILFRPPILANKFESSTVQYTEAKFSNAKIKKFVQDNIFGICPFMTEDNKDQLKGKDLLVAYYDVDYEKNPKGSNYWRNRVMKVAQKFLEAGEKLRFAVASHKTFGHELSEFGLDTVSGDIPVVAIKTAKDEKYVMQEEFSRDGKALERFLEDYFAGKLKRYLKSEPVPETNDGPVKIVVAENFDDIVNDETKDVLIEFYAPWCGHCKSLEPKYKELAEKVSSDSNIVVAKMDATANDVPSPYQVQGFPTIYFAPMGKKKSPKKYEGGREVNDFISYLKKESTHPLAAVVEEKKSKKKKKDKEDL; encoded by the exons ATGATCCGCCTCCTGCTCTTTGCCTGCTCTGTCGGCGCGGCGCTGGCCAGCGACGTGATCGAGCTGACGGACGACGACTTCGAGGATCAGATCGACGACCACGACCTGGCCCTGGTCGAGTTCTTCGCTCCCTG GTGTGGCCATTGCAAACGTTTGGCCCCAGAATATGAAGCTGCTGCCACTAGATTGAAAGGAAAAGTTCCTCTAATTAAA GTTGACTGCACTGCAAATACAAACACATGTACCAAGTATGGAGTTAGTGGGTATCCAACTTTGAAGATATTCCGTGATGGTGAAGAATCTGGGTCTTATGATGGTCCAAGAACAGCAG ACGGAATTGTCAGCCATCTGAAGAAACAGGCAGGACCCAGCTCTGTAGAAATTAAAACACTGGAAGAATTGGAGAGTTTCATTAATGATGCTGATGCTTCAGTTGTTG GTTTTTTCGAAGACCCTGCCAGTACCCCCCAGGCAGATTTTCTTAAAGCCGCAAGTGCAATGAGGGAGAACTACCGTTTTGCTCACACCAACACAGAAGAActaattaaaaaatatgacattaagAATGA aggcaTTATCTTGTTCCGACCTCCGATATTAGCAAACAAATTCGAGAGCAGCACTGTGCAGTATACGGAGGCAAAGTTctcaaatgcaaaaataaaaaaatttgtTCAAGACAACAT TTTTGGTATCTGCCCCTTTATGACCGAAGATAATAAAGACCAATTAAAGGGAAAGGACTTGCTGGTAGCATACTATGATGTGGATTATGAAAAGAATCCAAAGGGTTCCAACTACTGGAGAAACAG AGTGATGAAGGTTGCTCAGAAGTTCCTGGAAGCTGGTGAGAAGCTACGTTTTGCCGTTGCCAGTCATAAAACCTTTGGCCATGAGCTTTCAGAATTTGGCTTGGATACTGTCAGTGGTGACATTCCTGTAGTTGCTATCAAAACGGCAAAAGATGAAAAATATGTAATGCAAGAGGAGTTCTC GCGTGATGGAAAAGCATTGGAGCGTTTTCTTGAGGACTACTTTGCTGGTAAATTGAAACGTTACCTGAAGTCTGAGCCAGTTCCAGAGACCAATGATGGTCCTGTGAAG ATTGTAGTAGCTGAGAACTTTGATGACATTGTAAATGATGAAACAAAGGATGTCTTGATTGAATTTTATGCCCCCTGGTGTGGCCATTGCAAGAGCCTTGAGCCCAAGTATAAAGAGCTTGCAGAAAAG GTGAGCAGTGATTCCAATATTGTCGTTGCCAAAATGGATGCTACAGCCAATGATGTGCCTTCACCATATCAAGTTCAAGG gTTCCCCACAATTTATTTTGCGCCAATGGGTAAAAAGAAGAGTCCAAAGAAATATGAG GGAGGCCGTGAAGTTAATGACTTCA